The DNA window GCCCCATACTGAGCTGGAATCTCCAAGTGTGAACCAGGATGTTGCATCAACTCCCCCAAGGTCTCCTGCCCCTGGAACATACTGGTGGGACCCACGACTACAGTAAAGGGAGGTAGGCTGGGGCCTGCAGTAGGGAAGGTAGACTGGCCCTCAGGGACctctgggtggggagaggtgcTCAGAGAGCAGACCCTGTGCCCTTCCCTGGCCAGGCCTTTCTCTACTGTTAATGTGGATGGGAGGCCCCCTGCTCTACAGGTCCTCACCAACTTGGAGGGGGCACTGCTGGTGCCAGTCTTACAGGTGGCCCGTGGGCAGAAGGTGACCAGCCTGACAGCCTGCCTGGTGGACCAGAGCCTTCGTCTAGACTGCCGCCATGAGAATACCACCAACCTGCCCATTCAGTACGAGTTCAGCCTGACCCGTGAGACAAAGAAGCACGTGCTCTTTGGCACCATTGGGGTCCCTGAGCATGCATACCGCTCCCGAACCAACTTCTTCAGCAAGTACAATCTCAAGGTCCTCTACCTGTCCGACTTCACCACCAAGGATGAGGGAACCTACACATGCGCACTCCACCTCTCTGGCCAGACTCCCATCGTCTCCAACAGGAATGTCTCTGTGCTCAGAGGTGAGGCAAACCCCCAACAAGACCaaggaagctgggagaggcaggctgGGGAGGAACGGGCTGGCTGGGCCAGCTGGCAGTCCCCTTGGCTGGGCCACAATAGGGAGTGGCCCCAAaacttctctccccttccccccactgctGCCTGTGCccgggtggggcgggggggaatcGCCACCTTCAGCATGAATGGGGGAAGGGCTAAGGGGACAGTCAGACAGGCAGAGTGGTGTGGCGGCCGCTTCCCCCACGACTGTGGGCAAATCGCTCGGCCTCCCCAaacctccttctccccacctggAAAACAGGATGGGCACTAGCCTCCTCACCCAcagttttcttgtgatgataTTTGTCCAAGGGCTCAGGAACCGGCAAATGGGAAAGACGGTTGGTTCTGTCAGACCAGGTTGGCCCTGGTTCCAGCCAAGACATCATGGCGCCAGCCTCCCCAAGGGAAAGCAGCCTTgctctgggcctgggcctgcCCGAGTCCTGGTCGCTCTCCATTCCCGCCCTGCCTCTCTACCCCGTCCTCTCTCCACAGATAAACTGGTCAAGTGCGGCGGCACAAGCCTGCCGACCCAGAACACCTCGTGGCTGCTGCCGCTCCTGTTCTCCCTGCCGCTCCTGCAGGCCATGGACTTCATCTCCCTGTGACCGGCTGGGCCCACGGAGAACACGGGAAGCCACAAGGCCCAGTCCAGAGACCCTACTTCTCTGAGTCAGTTGACCCCCCTCCCCGCAACCTCTCACACACCTTGGGGAGAAGTGGGGACCCCACCGCCCCTAAGGAATCCCAGTGCTGCATGCCATCATCTCCCATCCCCCACGGCCACCCCCTACCCTCTCCGCACGCCACTGCCTATTTGTATTCTTTGTTCCAGAGCTGCTTCTGTCTGGTTTATTTAGGGCTTATCCTACCTTTTCTTTGGCAGTTTGCGAAAAGGGAAGCCAGGGTTGGGGACCTGATAGAGAgcgaggggaagggaggagtagaaggaggggaggggtatCAGTCCCTGGGGCCGGTCATCCTTGCCCACCGGGACTAGAGGCCTGGGAGAGACCTGggcgaggagggggaggggtgtgttTGGCCCTAGCACATCCCTCAGCAGTAGGGATGGCGCCTGAAGACCCCGGATGTGAGGGCACTGCCAAGCATTTGTGGCCCATCCTGTGAGGAGAGAACCGAGCATCTCCACGAGCACTTTCTGTCACAGAAAAAAGCCACCTTCTTACCCTGCAGAAGTCCCCAAGGGGCCTTGGGCCCGGGGTCTGGTCcagtgaaaatgcagattctgcccAGGAAGCAGTGCTGATGGGTTGGCGAGGCAGGTGGAAGGCAGGGTCcatcatccctccccccaccgaGGAAGCTAAAAATGGGAGAATAGTGTCTCTCACTGGCTCGGCCGGCAGTTGGGAGGTGCAGAGGAGGACAAGCCCCCTCCCAGGCTATCCCAAGCTCCTAGGAGCTTCCAGAACTCAGACCTGGAGGCAGTAAATCAGGCCTGGTGGAGCCACACAGAGTTCGGCCCACACGTTCCCCCAGGAGGCTCTTCCGTCTTCCCCCAGCAGCGCCCGAGCCTTCAAAGGACCCCCGTCCCAGAGGCCTGCCTTCTCAGGGACCTCTCGGGGGCCTGGGACTGGCCGTGGGGTGATACCCATAAGTGGACATGCCTCGAGGGGTGGCTTTTCCCAGCACCCAGCTCTCCGCCCGGCGGCTCTTCCCCGTCCTGTGACCGTGTGTAGTGCCACCACAGCTTATGGCATCTCACTGAGGAAAAAGAATACTGTACAATAAAACCAAGCCTCTGGAATCTGTCCTCCTGTCTGTCTCTGCTTTGCTCCTCTCTCCCCAGGCCCGCCCCCCTCCCTTAGCCTTGAGGGCCAACCCgccacctcctcctctcccccatctctgccttgTGCAGCCcttctcccccctgccccccaggggtGGACCACTGCATGCCCAGCTTTTCAGAACCACTCTAACACGGCACGTTTgcccaaataaacaaatgttcCCTCTCTGTGGACTCACCTGCCCCATGTGTGGGCCAAGCCACATGGCGCTGGTTCCAGAACATGCTA is part of the Balaenoptera musculus isolate JJ_BM4_2016_0621 chromosome 8, mBalMus1.pri.v3, whole genome shotgun sequence genome and encodes:
- the THY1 gene encoding thy-1 membrane glycoprotein → MNPTIGITLLLTVLQVARGQKVTSLTACLVDQSLRLDCRHENTTNLPIQYEFSLTRETKKHVLFGTIGVPEHAYRSRTNFFSKYNLKVLYLSDFTTKDEGTYTCALHLSGQTPIVSNRNVSVLRDKLVKCGGTSLPTQNTSWLLPLLFSLPLLQAMDFISL